A DNA window from Janibacter sp. A1S7 contains the following coding sequences:
- a CDS encoding NERD domain-containing protein, with translation MAPQLIPQDPRFTTESEQVVWERLRDSLRPEDTLIANLRLTDSRKDHEADLVLVLPDAGVVVVEVKGGKVRIEDGAWSTVRRGKRVPIHPVDQARESRYAIRQYVESDRRWADSSRTRVRFAHAVVTPFVGLGQDFDLPDCPRWMIHDKHDMPDLARRLADIPIGLENNRRIPTDDDCAVIVDILTARGTDAVPSVADEADERQHRADRLTEEQSQILRVTRLLRRVEIRGGAGSGKTVLALTQARQLAAGRDGRPAERVALLCYSIGLATHFTREVATWPHRQRPSFVGTFEDLANLWGVPSGSRDDPDYWEETLPALMAERAAELAPGERYDSFVVDEAQDFAESWWRPLIAALTDESDGGLFIYSDENQRLFNRFGRPPVPLVPLVLDHNLRNTKQIAEVFKPLAPLRMRLEGGDGPDVTFVPTSADDAVGTADDQVDLLIDEGWEPGHIALLTTGHRHPVQVERQEELGQDGYWRTFWEDEDVFFGHVLGAKGMERRVVVLSVNEDGTRERFRERLYVGLSRATDRLVVVGDPDTITHAGDEVSRILVDAASTVGATSGDEESRGS, from the coding sequence ATGGCACCGCAGCTGATTCCGCAGGACCCACGCTTCACGACCGAGTCCGAGCAGGTGGTGTGGGAGCGGCTGCGTGACTCCCTTCGCCCCGAGGACACGCTCATCGCGAACCTGCGGCTGACCGACAGCCGCAAGGACCACGAGGCAGACCTCGTCCTCGTCCTGCCCGACGCGGGCGTCGTGGTCGTGGAGGTCAAGGGCGGCAAAGTGCGCATCGAGGACGGAGCGTGGAGCACCGTGCGTCGCGGCAAGCGGGTGCCGATTCACCCGGTCGACCAGGCGCGTGAGTCCCGATACGCCATCCGGCAGTACGTCGAGTCCGACCGGCGGTGGGCCGACTCGTCCCGGACCCGGGTTCGCTTCGCGCACGCGGTCGTCACCCCCTTCGTCGGTCTTGGTCAGGACTTCGACCTCCCCGACTGCCCCCGATGGATGATCCACGACAAGCACGACATGCCGGACCTCGCTCGCCGGCTGGCCGACATCCCCATCGGACTGGAGAACAACCGTCGCATCCCGACCGACGACGACTGCGCGGTCATCGTCGACATCCTCACCGCCCGCGGCACCGACGCCGTCCCGTCCGTCGCCGATGAGGCCGACGAGCGCCAGCACCGCGCCGACCGCCTCACCGAGGAGCAGAGCCAGATCCTGCGCGTCACCCGTCTGCTGCGTCGCGTCGAGATCCGCGGCGGGGCCGGCAGCGGCAAGACCGTCCTCGCCCTCACCCAGGCCCGCCAGCTGGCTGCCGGGCGCGACGGACGTCCCGCCGAGCGCGTCGCGCTGCTGTGCTACTCGATCGGCCTGGCCACCCACTTCACGCGCGAGGTCGCGACCTGGCCACACCGCCAGCGCCCCTCGTTCGTCGGGACCTTCGAGGACCTCGCCAACCTCTGGGGGGTGCCCTCCGGTTCCCGCGACGACCCGGACTACTGGGAGGAGACCCTGCCGGCCCTGATGGCCGAGCGCGCGGCCGAGCTGGCGCCGGGGGAGCGCTACGACTCCTTCGTCGTCGACGAGGCGCAGGACTTCGCCGAGTCGTGGTGGCGCCCGCTCATCGCTGCGCTCACCGACGAGAGCGACGGGGGCCTGTTCATCTACTCCGACGAGAACCAGCGCCTGTTCAACCGATTCGGCCGGCCCCCGGTCCCGCTCGTGCCCCTCGTCCTGGACCACAACCTGCGCAACACCAAGCAGATCGCGGAGGTCTTCAAACCGCTGGCGCCACTACGGATGCGGCTCGAGGGCGGCGACGGCCCGGACGTCACCTTCGTCCCCACCAGCGCCGATGACGCGGTCGGCACAGCCGACGACCAGGTCGACCTGCTCATCGACGAGGGGTGGGAGCCCGGGCACATCGCGCTGCTGACCACCGGCCACCGCCACCCCGTGCAGGTCGAGCGCCAGGAGGAGCTCGGGCAGGACGGGTACTGGCGCACCTTCTGGGAGGACGAGGACGTCTTCTTCGGCCACGTGCTGGGGGCGAAGGGGATGGAGCGTCGCGTCGTCGTGCTGTCCGTCAACGAGGACGGCACCCGGGAGCGCTTCCGTGAGCGACTCTACGTCGGCCTCTCCCGGGCCACCGACCGGCTCGTCGTCGTAGGTGACCCGGACACCATCACGCACGCCGGCGACGAGGTCTCGCGCATCCTCGTCGACGCCGCGAGTACAGTCGGCGCCACATCAGGGGACGAGGAGAGCAGGGGATCATGA